Proteins encoded in a region of the Panicum hallii strain FIL2 chromosome 3, PHallii_v3.1, whole genome shotgun sequence genome:
- the LOC112886518 gene encoding signal peptidase complex catalytic subunit SEC11A-like: MGFVGDTLESIRSMQVRHVLSQIISLGMLVTSALIIWKGLIVVTGSDSPVVVVLSGSMEPGFKRGDILFLHMSKDPIRTGEIVVFNIDGREIPIVHRVIKVHERQDTAEVDILTKGDNNFGDDRLLYAHGQLWLRQHHIMGRAVGFLPYVGWVTIVMTEKPIIKYLLMGALGLLVITSKD; encoded by the exons ATGGGGTTCGTCGGCGACACGCTGGAGTCCATCCGCTCGATGCAGGTCCGCCACGTGCTCTCGCAGATCATCAGCCTCG GCATGCTTGTTACCTCAGCATTGATCATATGGAAGGGATTGATAGTTGTGACAGGGAGCGACTCCCCAGTGGTAGTGGTTCTTTCTGGTAGCATGGAGCCTGGATTTAAGAGG GGTGATATCCTGTTTTTGCACATGAGCAAAGACCCTATCCGCACAGGAGAAATAGTTGTTTTTAACATCGAT GGTCGTGAAATTCCAATTGTGCACCGTGTGATTAAG GTCCACGAACGTCAGGACACTGCAGAAGTTGACATCCTCACAAAAG GTGACAATAATTTTGGGGATGACCGACTTTTATATGCACACGGTCAGCTTTGGCTCCGGCAACATCACATCATGGGACGTGCTGTAGG CTTTCTTCCATATGTCGGCTGGGTTACAATTGTCATGACTGAGAAGCCAATTATTAAG TACCTGCTGATGGGTGCACTGGGCTTGCTGGTCATAACATCGAAGGATTAA